One part of the Dermacentor silvarum isolate Dsil-2018 chromosome 6, BIME_Dsil_1.4, whole genome shotgun sequence genome encodes these proteins:
- the LOC125946344 gene encoding pinin-like yields the protein MAWLCDCDDGTAPMKQEPPKKQQQESKTGQQGAAGLVSVDKARMPPSEGELAPEFSGPRPGLEGQSGVASSFTSMRTQNYNATIEPGEPSSCSRKKSSIGDVIRRSEQPGQAARQASSRESRRSDKGSGKGEEKALPAENAPDKVYGKSDSKTSTSRTSSEKHKHRKSHRKHRHRESGPCCCPMYEVEVVKTAGAAALGGRQRHLQSDKLGMQVVTTETVTKRLYKYNIDVDLPEGIRVSPRGKLVEDQGVSAENGAYDNMPQQYSAEPAYQPPYGQTYPHPQRPQLTYSPQDQVVPYESQQPAGRYMQFQQQQISTNGARTGMMQVSSYEMLQHRVASPSMMPMVPRHEATQHLRGQMQLTHPRKVDSLVFQCLCGHARGRRKSTTLTTTTSSTTCPTSKNTSTKTNKTSSSSKSSNKKKGKKSSTSTDNGRKKKEKKSSSSSTSTDNGRKKKKKSSTSNTSTKSDHKKGKKNSSSSTSTKSDNKKGKRSSTSSSSSTSTSSSSRNKKGDSKPCFTQVEIHCDRCRLRKTYLVCKECYSRHKITTCKDCKAPTVIEYIRYPSQNAFVNVAGQMVPQRPALPPPPPQVYQPQQQQQQPYEADDMVGAFADGNAALIVCCSSKTVLPVSNTAVYQDPGAAYRQVPVTTNLVLGIMCPDEFNEPNDNSTTSSSTTTTTSSSRTPVKSGTTSPTKSPGKSRTNTRSRNAGDENRGSSLCNCGHDIRTCRMCHEKKHTH from the exons GGCCTGGAAGGTCAAAGTGG GGTAGCTTCGAGCTTTACCTCGATGAGGACGCAAAATTACAATGCCACCATCGAGCCCGGAGAGCCTAGTTCCTGCTCTCGGAAGAAATCCTCCATCGGCGACGTCATTCGCAGATCCGAACAGCCCGGCCAAGCGGCCAGACAGGCATCGTCTCGTGAGTCCAGGAGGAGCGACAAAGGCAGCGGCAAGGGTGAAGAGAAGGCGTTACCGGCGGAGAATGCGCCGGATAAGGTTTACGGGAAGTCAGACAGCAAAACCAGCACGAGCCGGACGAGCAGCGAGAAACACAAGCATCGCAAGTCCCACCGCAAGCACCGCCATCGCGAGAGCGGGCCTTGCTGCTGCCCGATGTACGAGGTGGAGGTGGTCAAGACAGCCGGAGCTGCGGCCCTGGGAGGAAGACAGCGGCACCTGCAGAGCGACAAGCTCGGCATGCAGGTCGTCACCACCGAGACAGTCACCAAGCGCCTCTACAAGTACAACATAGACGTTGACCTACCTGAAGGCATACGTGTCAGTCCTCGGGGTAAGCTGGTAGAAGACCAAGGTGTGTCGGCCGAGAACGGTGCCTATGACAACATGCCGCAGCAGTACAGCGCCGAACCTGCATATCAGCCGCCATATGGACAGACATACCCGCACCCGCAGCGGCCACAGCTCACGTACTCGCCACAGGACCAAGTGGTGCCGTACGAGTCTCAGCAGCCGGCGGGACGTTATATGCAGTTTCAACAGCAACAGATTTCCACTAACGGTGCGAGGACCGGAATGATGCAAGTTTCCAGCTATGAGATGCTGCAGCACAGGGTCGCGTCACCGTCGATGATGCCTATGGTGCCCCGGCACGAAGCAACGCAGCATCTGAGAGGCCAGATGCAACTCACTCATCCCCGTAAGGTGGACTCGCTTGTCTTTCAGTGCCTTTGTGGACATGCCCGGGGTAGACGAAAGTCGACCACCCTTACTACCACCACGTCGTCAACGACGTGTCCCACTAGCAAGAACACCAGCACCAAGACGAACaagacgagcagcagcagcaagagcagtaacaaaaagaagggaaagaaaAGCAGTACAAGCACCGATAATGGCcgaaagaagaaggagaagaaaagcAGTTCCAGCAGTACCAGCACCGATAATGGccgcaaaaagaagaagaaaagcagtACCAGCAATACCAGCACCAAGAGCGACCacaaaaaagggaagaaaaacaGTAGCAGCAGTACCAGTACCAAGAGCGACAATAAAAAAGGGAAGAGAAGCAGTACTAGCAGCAGCAGTTCAACCTCCACAAGCAGCTCCTCGAGAAACAAGAAGGGTGACTCCAAGCCCTGCTTCACGCAGGTGGAAATACATTGCGACAGGTGTCGGCTGCGCAAGACGTACCTGGTCTGCAAGGAATGCTATAGTCGTCACAAGATAACCACTTGCAAGGACTGCAAGGCCCCGACGGTCATTGAGTACATTCGGTATCCCTCGCAGAATGCCTTCGTCAATGTGGCTGGCCAGATGGTGCCACAGAGGCCGGCACTACCGCCTCCGCCTCCGCAGGTCTaccagccgcagcagcagcagcagcagccgtacGAAGCAGACGACATGGTCGGGGCGTTTGCCGACGGGAATGCCGCCTTGATAGTGTGTTGTAGCAGCAAGACAGTGCTGCCGGTGAGCAACACAGCCGTTTATCAGGATCCTGGAGCAGCGTACCGTCAGGTGCCCGTCACGACCAACTTAGTGCTGGGGATCATGTGCCCAGACGAGTTTAACGAGCCTAATGACAATTCCACCACTTCCTCCTCTACTACCACGACAACTTCGAGTTCACGCACTCCGGTCAAGTCGGGAACGACAAGCCCGACGAAGTCACCCGGCAAGAGCCGAACGAACACCCGTTCCAGGAATGCAGGGGATGAGAACCGTGGGTCGTCGCTCTGCAACTGCGGCCACGACATCCGAACATGCAGAATGTGCCATGAAAAAAAGCACACGCACTAA